One Streptomyces sp. SAI-135 DNA segment encodes these proteins:
- a CDS encoding carbohydrate ABC transporter permease: MTRGLKTALGLLLTGIMLFPVYWMLNVSLTRDQDMRKSPPDLFPAHATLEGYRAVVDQQLPYLGTSLVIGLGTVALTVALAAPAGYALAKLRPRGGGILSFVLLAAQMIPGIIMAMGFYAIYLQLGLLQSVPGLIVADSTLAVPFAVLIFTAFMSGIPGELLQAAQMDGARPLRTFWSVVLPMSRNSVVTVSLFAFLWSWSDFVFASTLVNGGAHEPITLGIYHYIGNNNQQWNAIMATAVVASLPAAVILVLAQRYVAAGVTAGAVKD; encoded by the coding sequence ATGACAAGAGGTCTGAAGACCGCCCTCGGTCTGCTGCTGACCGGGATCATGCTCTTCCCGGTCTACTGGATGCTCAACGTGTCCCTCACCCGCGACCAGGACATGCGCAAGAGCCCACCCGACCTGTTCCCCGCCCACGCCACCCTGGAGGGCTACCGGGCCGTCGTCGACCAGCAACTGCCCTACCTGGGCACCAGCCTCGTCATCGGACTCGGCACCGTCGCCCTGACCGTGGCCCTGGCCGCCCCGGCCGGCTACGCCCTGGCCAAGCTGCGCCCGCGCGGCGGCGGCATCCTGAGCTTCGTCCTGCTGGCCGCCCAGATGATCCCCGGCATCATCATGGCGATGGGCTTCTACGCCATCTACCTCCAGCTCGGACTGCTCCAGTCCGTGCCCGGCCTGATCGTCGCCGACTCCACCCTGGCCGTGCCCTTCGCGGTGCTCATCTTCACCGCGTTCATGTCGGGCATCCCCGGCGAACTCCTCCAGGCCGCGCAGATGGACGGGGCCCGTCCCCTGCGCACCTTCTGGTCCGTCGTGCTGCCGATGAGCCGCAACTCCGTGGTCACCGTGTCGCTGTTCGCGTTCCTGTGGTCCTGGTCCGACTTCGTCTTCGCCAGCACGCTCGTCAACGGCGGCGCCCACGAGCCGATCACCCTCGGCATCTACCACTACATCGGCAACAACAACCAGCAGTGGAACGCCATCATGGCCACCGCCGTGGTCGCCTCCCTGCCGGCCGCGGTCATCCTCGTCCTCGCCCAGCGCTACGTCGCCGCGGGCGTCACCGCCGGCGCGGTCAAGGACTGA
- a CDS encoding endonuclease/exonuclease/phosphatase family protein produces MVLGKATWLLVGAMVVAWMVLSGPSAPSGALDARSLPADPVRDVVANRVMTWNLCNPCETDNDDRAAEIARFAPQVIGLQEACVGDVEKIRDYLENLHGLVYHVEYGAVLQSWGRCGGAPWNPGGYGEAILSAAPMTDVVTEEYPDGGSEDRGYMEVTTTVGGRQVRLFNTHLAERRQEPVRAAQVGVLAKEVARHDRAIVIGDFNAVPDGYELTPMWKLAADADPQCRPGSDGTCEPTTDWQSKFDYVFLRDYVPVRHRVHPNEVSDHHVLYADVNPA; encoded by the coding sequence ATGGTGCTCGGAAAGGCCACGTGGTTGCTCGTGGGTGCCATGGTCGTGGCCTGGATGGTGCTCTCCGGCCCCAGCGCCCCGAGCGGCGCCCTCGACGCCCGGTCACTGCCCGCCGACCCCGTCCGGGACGTCGTAGCGAACCGGGTGATGACCTGGAACCTCTGCAACCCCTGCGAGACGGACAACGACGACCGGGCGGCGGAGATCGCCCGGTTCGCACCGCAGGTCATCGGGCTTCAGGAGGCGTGCGTGGGCGACGTCGAGAAGATCCGGGACTATCTGGAGAACCTCCACGGACTCGTGTACCACGTCGAGTACGGGGCGGTCCTCCAGAGTTGGGGCCGTTGCGGGGGAGCGCCCTGGAACCCGGGAGGCTACGGCGAGGCCATCCTCTCGGCCGCCCCGATGACCGACGTCGTCACCGAGGAGTACCCCGACGGCGGCTCCGAGGACCGTGGCTACATGGAGGTCACCACCACGGTGGGCGGCCGCCAGGTCCGCCTGTTCAACACCCACCTCGCCGAACGACGTCAGGAGCCGGTCAGGGCGGCCCAGGTCGGCGTCCTCGCCAAGGAGGTCGCCCGGCACGACCGCGCGATCGTCATCGGCGACTTCAACGCCGTGCCGGACGGCTACGAACTCACCCCGATGTGGAAACTGGCCGCGGACGCGGACCCGCAGTGCCGCCCGGGGAGCGACGGCACCTGCGAGCCGACCACCGACTGGCAGAGCAAGTTCGACTACGTCTTCCTGCGGGACTACGTCCCCGTCAGGCACCGTGTGCATCCGAACGAGGTCTCGGACCACCATGTGCTGTACGCCGACGTGAACCCGGCGTAG
- a CDS encoding RidA family protein, with the protein MSITLLNPGGLPQIDVYRQVSVASGSRLVFVAGQVAWDADGRTVGAGDLAAQVEQSYLNVGTALAAAGGSFDDVAKLTVHVVDWTPDKMPQLLEGISRAAAKLGVTPAAPATLLGVAALDVPEHLVEIEATAVLD; encoded by the coding sequence ATGTCCATCACCCTGTTGAATCCCGGCGGACTGCCGCAGATCGACGTCTACCGGCAGGTGTCGGTCGCGTCCGGATCGAGGCTGGTCTTCGTCGCCGGTCAGGTCGCCTGGGACGCCGACGGCCGCACGGTCGGTGCGGGCGACCTCGCGGCGCAGGTCGAGCAGAGCTACCTCAACGTCGGCACGGCCCTGGCCGCGGCCGGCGGTTCCTTCGACGACGTCGCGAAACTGACCGTCCACGTCGTCGACTGGACGCCCGACAAGATGCCCCAACTCCTGGAGGGAATCTCGCGGGCGGCCGCGAAACTGGGCGTCACCCCGGCCGCACCGGCCACGCTGCTGGGCGTCGCGGCACTGGACGTCCCCGAGCACCTGGTCGAGATCGAGGCCACCGCGGTCCTCGACTGA
- a CDS encoding HSP90 family protein produces MTLPHTPAHPTAADRTFQVDLRGLVDLLSHHLYSSPRVYLRELLQNAVDALTARRGLEPGAPADAFGIRLFADGSVVRVEDDGVGLTEADVHTFLATIGRSSKRTEQIAEQRADFIGQFGIGLLSCFLVADEIHVLSRSARTPDAPAVEWRGRGDGSYTVRTLPGSARPRPGTTVTLTPRADAGEWTRPAQVHALARHFGSLLRHPVTFDDGTAGPGGKGAPVNPEPAPWARTHPTPGARSRALAAYGEEVFGFTPLDTIELDLPAVGLKGIACVLPEAVPAGRRHGHRVHVKGMLLSEQAEEILPDWAFFVRCVVDAESLRPTASRESLYEDDTLAAVRDALAEHLRAWIARAAASDPELLGRFLQVHHLAVKSLAVHDDEIMRMLLPWLPFETTDGHATLDEFARTHRTVLVTSSVEEFRQVAAIASAAGLGVVNGGYTYDRALVHRLPEVRPEVSVADLDPATLTAHLDPVDRETELAAAAYLAQARDALAVFDCDVALRTFQPASAPALLLDSREARHERTRSQLAREQQGGVWGDILGALRQEAPKAQLILNQLNPLVRTAVTIDEPELARTSAEALYGQAAMLSRRPLRPAESSLINRSFLDLLAHALRKDS; encoded by the coding sequence ATGACGCTGCCCCACACCCCTGCGCACCCGACCGCCGCCGACCGCACCTTCCAGGTGGACCTGCGCGGCCTCGTCGACCTCCTCTCCCACCACCTCTACTCCAGCCCCCGTGTCTACCTGCGCGAGCTCCTGCAGAACGCGGTGGACGCGCTGACCGCCAGGCGCGGCCTCGAACCGGGCGCCCCGGCCGACGCGTTCGGCATCCGCCTGTTCGCCGACGGCTCCGTGGTCCGCGTCGAGGACGACGGCGTCGGTCTCACCGAGGCCGACGTGCACACCTTCCTCGCCACGATCGGCCGCAGCAGCAAGCGCACCGAGCAGATCGCCGAACAACGTGCCGATTTCATCGGCCAGTTCGGCATCGGCCTGCTTTCCTGCTTTCTGGTCGCGGACGAGATCCACGTCCTCAGCCGCTCCGCCCGCACCCCCGACGCCCCCGCGGTGGAGTGGCGCGGCCGCGGCGACGGCAGCTACACCGTGCGAACCCTGCCCGGCTCCGCCCGCCCCCGGCCCGGCACCACCGTCACCCTGACGCCCCGCGCCGACGCGGGCGAGTGGACCCGCCCGGCTCAAGTGCACGCGCTGGCCCGCCACTTCGGCTCCTTGCTGCGCCACCCGGTGACCTTCGACGACGGCACGGCAGGCCCCGGCGGCAAGGGCGCACCCGTCAACCCCGAGCCCGCGCCGTGGGCGCGCACCCACCCCACCCCCGGAGCCCGTTCCCGCGCCCTGGCCGCGTACGGCGAGGAGGTCTTCGGGTTCACGCCGCTGGACACCATCGAGCTGGACCTGCCGGCCGTGGGCCTGAAGGGCATCGCCTGCGTCCTGCCCGAGGCGGTGCCGGCCGGGCGCCGCCACGGCCACCGGGTGCACGTCAAGGGCATGCTGCTCTCGGAGCAGGCGGAGGAGATCCTGCCCGACTGGGCGTTCTTCGTCCGCTGTGTCGTCGACGCCGAGAGCCTGCGCCCGACGGCGTCCCGCGAGTCCCTCTACGAGGACGACACCCTCGCCGCCGTACGCGACGCCCTCGCCGAACACCTGCGTGCGTGGATCGCCAGGGCCGCCGCCAGTGACCCCGAACTGCTCGGCCGTTTCCTCCAGGTGCACCACCTGGCCGTGAAGTCGCTCGCGGTGCACGACGACGAGATCATGCGGATGCTGCTGCCCTGGCTGCCGTTCGAGACCACCGACGGGCACGCCACCCTCGACGAGTTCGCGCGCACCCACCGCACCGTGCTCGTCACGTCGAGCGTGGAGGAGTTCCGCCAGGTCGCGGCGATCGCCTCGGCCGCCGGCCTCGGCGTCGTCAACGGCGGCTACACCTACGACCGCGCGCTGGTCCACCGGCTGCCCGAGGTCAGGCCCGAGGTCAGCGTCGCCGACCTCGACCCGGCGACCCTCACGGCCCACCTCGACCCCGTCGACCGGGAGACCGAACTGGCCGCCGCTGCCTATCTCGCCCAGGCCCGCGACGCCCTCGCCGTCTTCGACTGCGATGTCGCGCTGCGCACCTTCCAGCCCGCCTCCGCCCCCGCCCTCCTCCTCGACAGCCGCGAGGCCCGGCACGAACGCACCCGCTCCCAGCTGGCCCGCGAGCAGCAGGGCGGTGTGTGGGGCGACATCCTCGGCGCCCTGCGCCAGGAGGCCCCGAAGGCCCAGCTGATCCTCAACCAGCTCAACCCGCTGGTCCGCACCGCGGTCACCATCGACGAGCCCGAGCTGGCCCGCACCAGCGCCGAAGCCCTCTACGGGCAGGCCGCGATGCTGTCCCGGCGCCCGCTCAGGCCCGCCGAGTCGAGCCTCATCAACCGCTCCTTCCTCGACCTCCTCGCCCACGCCCTCCGCAAGGACAGCTGA
- a CDS encoding trehalase family glycosidase, whose amino-acid sequence MTAARSGPAFSVQDIPFSTHGSWFGISPVLAEKTRAEDLHLVSHQNGMHAVLRLVPLDPATGERAETLVEATPALLSWTGPAGRVDLTYETPDTVRLRGAGAPLRISAAAPTLTPFSGTYFYREPAADAHVFTSYETGCRYRITVLSGTLTEVFGSQALGSADRGVTVAAAADGGWEIAVEGIDTARPAYVPTAAFGKVVEAARNAFADFVDTVAPWRSGDTPAAELAAYVLWSATVSPAGLVTRPGVLMSKHWMDKVWSWDHCFNALALAPGCPELAWDQFQLPFDHQDGSGALPDSVTHSEVLRNFVKPPIHGWAFGHLRRRLPTPPGRAELTGTYDRLERWTEFWLTARRAPGAALPHYQHGNDSGWDNATTFDPERVVVTADLAAFLTLQLRELADLATQLERPADAVRWTRAAEETQHAMLDQLWTGERFVAQGVDSSDTWGSSSLLDLMPIVLGEHLPDDVSEVLAGRIEAHLTPYGLATELPASPHYLSDGYWRGPIWAPATVLVEDGLRRGGHHRLADEISARFRALCEHHGFAENFDALAGTGLRDRAYTWTAAAYLVLAEAHARRAAR is encoded by the coding sequence ATGACCGCCGCCCGCTCCGGCCCGGCCTTCTCCGTCCAGGACATCCCGTTCAGCACCCACGGCTCCTGGTTCGGCATCTCCCCCGTGCTCGCGGAGAAGACGCGCGCCGAGGACCTCCACCTCGTCTCGCACCAGAACGGCATGCACGCCGTGCTGCGCCTCGTCCCCCTCGACCCCGCCACGGGCGAGCGGGCCGAGACCCTGGTCGAGGCAACGCCGGCTCTGCTGAGCTGGACGGGCCCGGCCGGACGCGTGGACCTCACCTACGAGACACCGGACACCGTACGGCTGCGCGGTGCGGGCGCCCCGCTGCGGATCTCGGCGGCGGCCCCGACCCTGACGCCGTTCAGCGGAACGTACTTCTACCGCGAACCGGCCGCCGACGCACACGTGTTCACCTCGTACGAGACCGGATGCCGCTACCGGATCACCGTGCTGTCCGGCACGCTGACCGAGGTGTTCGGCAGCCAGGCCCTGGGCAGCGCCGACCGCGGTGTCACCGTCGCCGCCGCCGCGGACGGCGGATGGGAGATCGCGGTCGAGGGGATCGACACCGCCCGCCCCGCCTACGTGCCGACGGCCGCCTTCGGGAAGGTCGTCGAGGCCGCGCGGAACGCCTTCGCGGACTTCGTCGACACCGTGGCCCCCTGGCGCTCGGGCGACACCCCGGCCGCCGAACTCGCCGCCTACGTCCTGTGGTCGGCGACGGTGAGCCCGGCCGGCCTGGTCACCCGGCCCGGTGTCCTGATGTCCAAGCACTGGATGGACAAGGTCTGGAGCTGGGACCACTGCTTCAACGCCCTCGCCCTGGCCCCCGGTTGCCCCGAACTGGCCTGGGACCAGTTCCAGCTGCCCTTCGACCACCAGGACGGCAGCGGGGCGCTGCCCGACTCGGTCACCCACTCCGAGGTGCTCCGCAACTTCGTCAAACCGCCCATCCACGGCTGGGCGTTCGGCCATCTGCGACGCAGGCTGCCCACGCCCCCCGGCCGGGCGGAGCTGACCGGGACCTACGACCGGCTGGAACGCTGGACGGAGTTCTGGCTCACCGCCCGGCGCGCTCCCGGCGCCGCCCTGCCGCACTACCAGCACGGCAACGACAGCGGCTGGGACAACGCGACCACCTTCGACCCCGAACGCGTGGTCGTCACCGCCGACCTCGCCGCCTTCCTCACCCTCCAACTGCGCGAACTCGCCGATCTTGCGACGCAGTTGGAGAGACCGGCGGACGCCGTGCGGTGGACGCGGGCCGCCGAGGAGACCCAGCACGCGATGCTCGACCAGCTGTGGACGGGCGAGCGGTTCGTCGCCCAGGGCGTCGACAGCTCGGACACCTGGGGCAGCTCCAGCCTGCTCGACCTGATGCCGATCGTGCTGGGCGAGCACCTGCCGGACGACGTCAGCGAGGTGCTGGCCGGCCGGATCGAGGCCCATCTGACCCCGTACGGCCTGGCCACCGAGCTGCCGGCCTCGCCCCACTACCTCTCCGACGGCTACTGGCGCGGCCCGATCTGGGCGCCCGCCACGGTCCTCGTCGAGGACGGGCTGCGCCGGGGCGGCCACCACCGGCTGGCCGACGAGATCAGCGCCCGCTTCCGCGCCCTGTGCGAGCACCACGGTTTCGCGGAGAACTTCGACGCCCTGGCCGGCACGGGCCTGCGCGACCGCGCCTACACCTGGACGGCCGCCGCCTACCTCGTCCTCGCCGAGGCGCATGCGCGACGGGCCGCGCGGTGA
- a CDS encoding extracellular solute-binding protein: protein MNRFSRRHRPTVAVLISLAVAGGVTACGSGSGSSGTEGADSGTYTVWDPYPQFAKGSAWTDLLDKCGTEAGVKVKRTGFDTSDLTNKALLAAQQGNSPDVLVVDNPVVSTLAEAGVLTTTDENKLDTSKADPNLLAAGQSGGKTYGTPIGANTLALYYNKKVLKEAGVDIASVKDWASLTAALEKVKKAGKKGITFSAIGTEEGSFQFLPWFWGAGAKLTRLDSAQGESALALWKGWVKGGYAPNSVLNNTQTTSWQEFATGDYAFAENGTWQLANARKAGFEYGVLPIPGALGGSAAAPTGGEFVTLPVQDDTGRYTTARKLATCLTSTQNLYDTDTTLSYVAPTAEVQAKQVAADPELEPWVAAVRTAKGRTSDDLGTKYPKISEQMWKAVQSALSGSKSPKDALTDAQSAVK from the coding sequence ATGAACCGTTTCTCCAGACGGCACCGCCCGACCGTCGCCGTCCTGATCTCCCTGGCCGTCGCCGGCGGCGTCACCGCCTGCGGCTCCGGCTCGGGCAGCAGCGGCACCGAGGGTGCCGACAGCGGCACGTACACGGTCTGGGACCCCTACCCCCAGTTCGCCAAGGGCTCCGCCTGGACCGACCTGCTGGACAAGTGCGGCACCGAGGCGGGCGTGAAGGTCAAGCGGACCGGCTTCGACACCAGCGACCTGACCAACAAGGCCCTGCTCGCCGCCCAGCAGGGCAACTCCCCGGACGTCCTCGTCGTCGACAACCCGGTCGTCTCGACCCTGGCCGAGGCGGGCGTCCTCACCACGACCGACGAGAACAAGCTGGACACCTCGAAGGCCGATCCCAACCTCCTCGCGGCCGGCCAGTCGGGCGGGAAGACGTACGGCACCCCGATCGGCGCCAACACGCTGGCCCTCTACTACAACAAGAAGGTCCTGAAGGAAGCCGGCGTGGACATCGCCTCGGTGAAGGACTGGGCCTCCCTGACGGCGGCGCTGGAGAAGGTGAAGAAGGCCGGCAAGAAGGGCATCACGTTCTCCGCGATCGGCACCGAGGAGGGCAGCTTCCAGTTCCTGCCGTGGTTCTGGGGCGCGGGCGCGAAACTGACCCGACTCGACTCCGCCCAGGGCGAGTCGGCGCTTGCCCTGTGGAAGGGCTGGGTCAAGGGCGGCTACGCCCCCAACTCGGTGCTCAACAACACCCAGACCACCAGCTGGCAGGAGTTCGCCACCGGCGACTACGCCTTCGCGGAGAACGGCACCTGGCAGCTCGCCAATGCCAGGAAGGCCGGCTTCGAGTACGGCGTGCTCCCGATCCCCGGCGCCTTGGGCGGCAGCGCGGCCGCTCCGACCGGCGGCGAGTTCGTCACCCTCCCGGTGCAGGACGACACCGGCCGCTACACCACCGCCCGGAAGCTGGCGACCTGCCTCACCAGCACCCAGAACCTGTACGACACCGACACCACTCTGTCCTACGTGGCCCCCACCGCCGAGGTCCAGGCCAAGCAGGTGGCGGCCGACCCCGAGCTCGAGCCCTGGGTCGCCGCGGTCAGGACGGCCAAGGGCCGCACCAGCGACGACCTGGGCACCAAGTACCCCAAGATCTCCGAGCAGATGTGGAAGGCCGTCCAGTCCGCGCTCAGCGGTTCCAAGTCCCCGAAGGACGCGCTGACCGACGCCCAGTCCGCCGTCAAGTAA
- a CDS encoding sugar ABC transporter permease has protein sequence MTQTTQVPRPRTDSEGAAPEARRRPASPQWAAWAFLAPVTLYLALFYAYPLYRNIDLSLRHYTVRSFVRGDAPFTGLANYRTVFDDPTFAPALLHTVVFTGVCLVFQYAIGLALAVFFHQNFRLSVTLRALFLVPWLLPLIVSASTWSWMLNSDSGIVNAVLHAVGVDPVNWLTSPSWSLTSVIIANIWIGVPFNLVVLHSGLQSIPSSLYEAAALDGANAWQRFWRITFPLLRPVSAITLLLGLVYTLKVFDIIWIMTKGGPADSSTTFATWSYQLGFGNLLPAFGPGAAVGNLLVLAALVFGLIYVRAQRKQALS, from the coding sequence ATGACTCAGACGACACAAGTGCCGCGCCCGCGGACCGACTCCGAGGGGGCGGCCCCCGAGGCGCGGCGCCGTCCGGCCTCCCCGCAGTGGGCGGCCTGGGCGTTCCTCGCCCCGGTGACCCTCTACCTCGCCCTGTTCTACGCCTATCCGCTGTACCGCAACATCGACCTGAGTTTGCGCCACTACACCGTGCGCTCGTTCGTGCGCGGCGACGCGCCGTTCACGGGCCTGGCGAACTACCGGACGGTCTTCGACGACCCGACCTTCGCTCCGGCCCTGCTGCACACCGTGGTCTTCACGGGGGTGTGCCTGGTCTTCCAGTACGCCATCGGTCTGGCGCTGGCGGTCTTCTTCCACCAGAACTTCCGGCTCTCGGTCACTCTGCGGGCCCTGTTCCTGGTGCCCTGGCTGCTGCCGCTCATCGTCTCGGCGTCGACCTGGTCGTGGATGCTGAACAGCGACTCGGGCATCGTCAACGCCGTTCTGCACGCCGTCGGCGTCGACCCGGTGAACTGGCTGACCTCGCCGTCCTGGTCGCTGACCTCGGTGATCATCGCGAACATCTGGATCGGCGTCCCCTTCAACCTGGTCGTGCTCCACAGCGGTCTGCAGTCCATCCCGTCGAGCCTGTACGAGGCGGCCGCCCTGGACGGGGCGAACGCCTGGCAGCGGTTCTGGCGGATCACCTTCCCGCTGCTGCGCCCGGTCTCCGCCATCACGCTCCTGCTGGGCCTCGTCTACACGCTGAAGGTCTTCGACATCATCTGGATCATGACCAAGGGCGGCCCGGCGGACTCCTCCACCACCTTCGCCACCTGGTCCTACCAGCTCGGCTTCGGCAACCTGCTGCCCGCCTTCGGCCCCGGCGCCGCCGTCGGCAACCTGCTCGTGCTCGCCGCCCTGGTCTTCGGTCTGATCTACGTCCGGGCCCAGCGAAAGCAGGCGCTGTCATGA
- a CDS encoding tetratricopeptide repeat protein — MPTVIQTTDELYQALQDNDERPYGRTRTVTAEELVDAAEQFEEPVPLVHALLELQEAYTYGSEPRKSPVVFARLLTLFDEQPDVFDERLRHMVFWRFKWVGHALRQLPEIPLASLRQWLKEMRDRYEKAGLGLQPYYGQAYQLTAHVGEDTAPAYELWAGRARTRLSDCEACEICERALYHLTAGDDERALRTWEPVLAGKESCQEEPARSLSYALLPLLRTGAADRARELHLVGYRGCRRNPAMSGEVGRHLEFCALTGNEARGLELLAENRNLFDEVDSPLDQLDFLTGVDVLLQRVEHLGHGELPAAGWSGRTWTVAGLHAEVRGRADDLAARFDARNGTSTHSDRRRARLDRAPLLDALELTLRTRSLDDVAPAAPVTAPPSRTTATVPTALPELIVRARTLDEEGHPDAQTCFARLRTLVAARDYTHPDDPAVGPLVRLRADLLADEASRAGNDDRFADAAALHEEAAALYDDAAEPGHAAVSRACALLATAQIPGEDGDADEPEAKAAALTAVHASVVRLHEGTTGLAPYQEGRLLRLRATALGLRLQTTGSKEHVAPVFAEADLLHAFATRHDLAGQISGALMLRASTHALSGDLPAAVTEIDALLDRLKAQGPAWHLPRTLGLRGRLQLALRDPEAARANLTEALRLAADWPADTVDTARLHGDLAEACMHLGRPDEALRHLTRAAEVNLRRGSRIDAFCTYSNAAQLSLDLGRVEDCIALLDSLLAEPDVASGELDDRLAAQLRLTRARALRAGEDIKAATAEFAALAAESAGWDDDPGSHAMIAAETAVLLGESGEFGPAREAADQAIAAHARDPRYELLSNSLRELARLQAQQQGAEGLTGARAFLADAARIADEARAAGYEARGRSLDSALAYEHGRVNAYAGAYEDALAALEKALALLGEPGPEDDRAGEWAECVRLAGAVEGLYLERPAPALTRLDAAVAHLRAVGHTEETEPLTSLAARLRDEQ; from the coding sequence ATGCCCACCGTGATCCAGACCACCGACGAGCTGTACCAGGCGCTCCAGGACAACGACGAGCGTCCCTACGGCCGTACCCGCACCGTCACCGCCGAGGAACTCGTCGACGCCGCCGAGCAGTTCGAGGAGCCCGTCCCGCTCGTCCACGCCCTCCTGGAACTGCAGGAGGCGTACACCTACGGCTCCGAGCCGCGGAAGTCGCCCGTCGTCTTCGCCCGGCTGCTCACCCTCTTCGACGAGCAGCCCGACGTCTTCGACGAGCGCCTGCGCCACATGGTGTTCTGGCGCTTCAAGTGGGTGGGCCACGCCCTGCGTCAGCTGCCCGAGATACCGCTGGCCAGCCTGCGTCAGTGGCTGAAGGAGATGCGCGACCGCTACGAGAAGGCCGGCCTCGGCCTCCAGCCCTACTACGGGCAGGCGTACCAGCTCACCGCCCACGTGGGCGAGGACACCGCGCCGGCCTACGAGTTGTGGGCGGGCCGCGCCCGTACCCGGCTCAGCGACTGCGAGGCCTGCGAGATCTGCGAGCGTGCCCTGTACCACCTCACCGCGGGCGACGACGAGCGGGCCCTGCGCACCTGGGAGCCCGTCCTGGCGGGCAAGGAGTCCTGCCAGGAGGAGCCCGCCCGCTCCCTGTCCTACGCGCTGCTGCCCCTGCTGCGCACCGGCGCCGCCGACCGGGCTCGCGAACTGCACCTCGTCGGCTACCGCGGCTGCCGCCGCAACCCCGCCATGTCCGGTGAGGTCGGCCGGCACCTGGAGTTCTGCGCGCTGACCGGCAACGAGGCCCGCGGACTGGAACTGCTCGCCGAGAACCGGAACCTGTTCGACGAGGTCGACTCACCGCTGGACCAGCTCGACTTCCTCACCGGCGTGGACGTGCTCCTCCAGCGCGTCGAGCACCTCGGCCACGGCGAACTGCCCGCCGCCGGATGGTCCGGCCGCACCTGGACGGTGGCCGGCCTGCACGCCGAGGTGCGGGGCCGCGCGGACGACCTCGCCGCCCGCTTCGACGCCCGCAACGGGACCTCCACCCACAGCGACCGCCGCAGGGCCCGCCTCGACCGGGCTCCGCTCCTCGACGCGCTGGAACTGACCCTGCGCACCCGCAGCCTCGACGATGTCGCCCCGGCCGCCCCGGTCACCGCACCGCCCTCCCGCACGACCGCCACCGTCCCGACGGCCCTGCCCGAACTGATCGTCCGGGCAAGGACGTTGGACGAGGAGGGGCACCCGGACGCCCAGACCTGCTTCGCCCGGCTGCGCACGCTCGTCGCCGCCCGCGACTACACCCACCCCGACGACCCCGCCGTCGGCCCGCTGGTCCGGCTGCGCGCGGACCTGCTGGCCGACGAGGCGAGCCGGGCCGGCAACGACGACCGGTTCGCCGACGCCGCCGCCCTCCACGAGGAGGCCGCGGCCCTCTACGACGACGCGGCGGAGCCCGGTCACGCGGCCGTCTCCCGCGCCTGCGCCCTGCTCGCCACCGCCCAGATCCCCGGCGAGGACGGGGACGCGGACGAACCCGAGGCGAAAGCGGCCGCGCTGACCGCGGTCCACGCGTCCGTGGTCCGCCTGCACGAGGGGACCACCGGCCTCGCCCCCTACCAGGAGGGCCGCCTGCTGAGGCTGCGGGCGACCGCGCTCGGCCTGCGCCTGCAGACCACGGGAAGCAAGGAGCACGTCGCTCCGGTCTTCGCCGAGGCCGACCTGCTGCACGCCTTCGCCACCCGGCACGACCTCGCCGGCCAGATCTCCGGCGCCCTGATGCTGCGGGCCAGCACGCACGCCCTCTCCGGCGACCTGCCCGCCGCGGTCACCGAGATCGACGCCCTCCTGGACCGGCTGAAGGCGCAGGGCCCCGCCTGGCACCTGCCCCGCACCCTCGGCCTGCGCGGCCGGCTCCAGCTCGCCCTGCGGGACCCCGAGGCCGCCCGGGCGAACCTCACCGAAGCTCTGCGGCTGGCCGCCGACTGGCCCGCCGACACGGTCGACACCGCCCGTCTGCACGGCGACCTCGCCGAGGCCTGCATGCACCTGGGCCGCCCCGACGAGGCCCTGCGGCACCTGACACGCGCGGCCGAGGTGAACCTGCGCCGCGGCAGCAGGATCGACGCGTTCTGCACCTACAGCAACGCGGCCCAGCTCAGCCTGGACCTGGGCCGCGTCGAGGACTGCATCGCCCTGCTGGACTCCCTGCTGGCCGAACCGGACGTCGCCTCCGGAGAGCTGGACGACCGGCTCGCCGCCCAGCTGCGCCTGACCCGCGCCCGCGCACTGCGCGCGGGGGAGGACATCAAGGCCGCCACGGCCGAGTTCGCCGCGCTCGCGGCCGAGTCGGCCGGCTGGGACGACGACCCCGGCAGCCATGCCATGATCGCCGCCGAGACAGCCGTACTCCTCGGCGAGTCCGGCGAGTTCGGCCCCGCCCGCGAGGCCGCCGACCAGGCGATCGCCGCGCACGCCCGGGACCCGCGCTACGAACTGCTCAGCAACTCCCTGCGCGAACTCGCCCGCCTCCAGGCCCAGCAGCAGGGCGCCGAGGGCCTGACCGGCGCCCGTGCCTTCCTCGCCGACGCCGCGCGGATCGCCGACGAGGCCCGCGCCGCCGGGTACGAGGCGCGCGGCCGCTCCCTGGACTCCGCCCTGGCCTACGAACACGGGCGGGTCAACGCCTACGCCGGTGCGTACGAGGACGCGCTGGCCGCCCTGGAGAAGGCCCTGGCCCTGCTCGGCGAACCGGGCCCGGAGGACGACCGGGCCGGCGAGTGGGCCGAGTGCGTCCGGCTCGCGGGCGCCGTGGAGGGCCTCTACCTGGAACGCCCCGCCCCCGCCCTCACCCGCCTCGACGCGGCGGTCGCCCACCTGAGGGCCGTCGGCCACACCGAGGAGACCGAACCGCTGACCTCGCTGGCGGCCCGGCTGCGCGACGAGCAGTGA